Proteins encoded by one window of Procambarus clarkii isolate CNS0578487 chromosome 92, FALCON_Pclarkii_2.0, whole genome shotgun sequence:
- the LOC138359643 gene encoding mucin-12-like: METKNTDKEEHGNEANEKEEKMKWDWNLLISRLAFVCPFNPRPLTQPPASYTTQGLLHNPWPLTQPPDSYTTPGLLHNPRPLTQPPASYTTQGLLHNPWPLTQPPDSYTTPGLLHNPRPLTQLKASYTTPGLLHNPRTLTQPPASYTTPGLLHNSRPLTQPLASYTTPGLLHNPRPLTQPPASYTTPGLLHNPRPLTQPPASYTTPGLLHNPRPLTQPPASYTTPGLLHNPRPLTQLKASYTTPGLLHNPGLLHNPRPLTQPSASYTTQGLLHNPWPLTQPPASYTTPGLLHNPRPLTQPPASYTTPGLLHNSRPLTQSPASYTTPGLLHNPRPLTQLKASYTIPGLLHNPRTLTQPLASYTTPGLLHNPRPLTQLPDSYTTPGLLHNPRPLTQLKASYITPGLLHNPRTLTQPPASYTTPGLLHNSRPLTQPLASYTTPGLLHNPRPLTQSPASYTTPGLLHNPRPLTQLKASYTIPGLLHNPRPLTQPLASYTTQGLLHNPWPLTQPPASYTTPGLLHNPRPLTQPPDSYTTPGLLHNPRTLTQTPVSYTNPGLLHNPRPLTQTPDSYTIPGLLHNPRTLTQTPDSYTNPGLLHNPWPLTQPPDSYTTPGLLHNPRTLTQTPDSYTIPGLLHNPRTLTQPPASYTTPGLLHKPRTLTQSLASYTTPGLLHNPRPLTQPPASYTTPERSGASSTGYGEPVLDLPGIGAVLNVPVTRPSLTLS; this comes from the exons ATGGAGACAAAGAACACGGATAAAGAGGAACACGGCAACGAAGCAAATGAGAAAGAAGAGAAAATGAAATGGGATTGGAa TTTACTTATCTCTCGCCTTGCATTTGTCTGTCCGTTCAACCCCCGGCCTCTTACACAACCCCCGGCCTCTTACACAACTCAAGGCCTCTTACACAACCCCTGGCCTCTTACACAACCCCCGGACTCTTACACAACCCCTGGCCTCTTACACAACCCCCGGCCTCTTACACAACCCCCGGCCTCTTACACAACTCAAGGCCTCTTACACAACCCCTGGCCTCTTACACAACCCCCGGACTCTTACACAACCCCTGGCCTCTTACACAACCCCCGGCCTCTTACACAACTCAAGGCCTCTTACACAACCCCTGGCCTCTTACACAACCCCCGGACTCTTACACAACCCCCGGCCTCTTACACAACCCCCGGCCTCTTACACAACTCAAGGCCTCTTACACAACCCCTGGCCTCTTACACAACCCCCGGCCTCTTACACAACCCCCGGCCTCTTACACAACCCCCGGCCTCTTACACAACCCCCGGCCTCTTACACAACCCCCGGCCTCTTACACAACCCCCGGCCTCTTACACAACCCCCGGCCTCTTACACAATCCCCGGCCTCTTACACAACCCCCGGCCTCTTACACAACCCCCGGCCTCTTACACAACCCCCGGCCTCTTACACAACTCAAGGCCTCTTACACAACCCCTGGCCTCTTACACAACCCCGGACTCTTACACAACCCCCGGCCTCTTACACAACCCTCGGCCTCTTACACAACTCAAGGCCTCTTACACAACCCCTGGCCTCTTACACAACCCCCGGCCTCTTACACAACCCCCGGCCTCTTACACAACCCCCGGCCTCTTACACAACCCCCGGCCTCTTACACCACCCCCGGCCTCTTACACAACTCAAGGCCTCTTACACAATCCCCGGCCTCTTACACAACCCCCGGCCTCTTACACAACCCCCGGCCTCTTACACAACTCAAGGCCTCTTACACAATCCCCGGCCTCTTACACAACCCCCGGACTCTTACACAACCCCTGGCCTCTTACACAACCCCCGGCCTCTTACACAACCCCCGGCCTCTTACACAACTCCCGGACTCTTACACAACCCCCGGCCTCTTACACAACCCCCGGCCTCTTACACAACTCAAGGCCTCTTACATAACCCCTGGCCTCTTACACAACCCCCGGACTCTTACACAACCCCCGGCCTCTTACACAACCCCCGGCCTCTTACACAACTCAAGGCCTCTTACACAACCCCTGGCCTCTTACACAACCCCCGGCCTCTTACACAACCCCCGGCCTCTTACACAATCCCCGGCCTCTTACACAACCCCCGGCCTCTTACACAACCCCCGGCCTCTTACACAACTCAAGGCCTCTTACACAATCCCCGGCCTCTTACACAACCCCCGGCCTCTTACACAACCCCTGGCCTCTTACACAACTCAAGGCCTCTTACACAACCCCTGGCCTCTTACACAACCCCCGGCCTCTTACACAACCCCCGGACTCTTACACAACCCCCGACCTCTTACACAACCCCCGGACTCTTACACAACCCCCGGCCTCTTACACAACCCCCGGACTCTTACACAAACCCCGGTCTCTTACACAAACCCCGGACTCTTACACAACCCCCGGCCTCTTACACAAACCCCGGACTCTTACACAATCCCCGGCCTCTTACACAACCCCCGGACTCTTACACAAACCCCGGACTCTTACACAAACCCCGGACTCTTACACAATCCCTGGCCTCTTACACAACCCCCGGACTCTTACACAACCCCCGGCCTCTTACACAACCCCCGGACTCTTACACAAACCCCGGACTCTTACACAATCCCTGGCCTCTTACACAACCCCCGGACTCTTACACAACCCCCGGCCTCTTACACAACCCCCGGACTCTTACACAAACCCCGGACTCTTACACAATCCCTGGCCTCTTACACAACCCCCGGACTCTTACACAACCCCCGGCCTCTTACACAACCCCCGGCCTCTTACACAACCCCGGAgcggagcggagcaagtagcacgggctatggtgagcccgtacttgacttacctggcataggagcggtgtTGAATGTCCCTGTAACCCGTCCCAGCCTGACCCTTTCCTAG